The genome window CGCAGGATTCCGCGAATACACTGCTGGACGACACCATCTGGTTCATCGATGAGGATGATTCGGGCATTTTGTGGGTCAGCGGCAACACCGGGCTGAACCGGTTCGATCCCGCAACCGGGGAAATCCGTCACTTCCGCTTCACGGAAACGGACAACAACTGTTTTCACCATGTTAAAAATGACCAAAACGAACTGTTTTTCACCACGCCGCAATATTTTTACCGCTTCGATATGCGCACCTGCGAATACACCCAATACCCGATTTACGCAGATTCTCCCGGCAAACAAAGCATCATTCGATCGCCGATTGCGCTGGACAAAGACGGCACGCTGTGGCTCGGCACCGGCGACGGATTGCTGCGCGTCTCGTTTGACGGCGATGCTGTTTCCGGCAGGCATTTTTATAATGCAAAAAATGCCAATCTGACCAACGAAAAAATTTTGTCGCTGTTCATCGATAGCCAACAAACGCTCTATGTCGGTTCGGAAGGCGGGTTGTATACGCTGGATCTGACCGATGAAAATTATCGCCAAACACCTGAAAATGCTGAGTTTAGAAAAATATCACATTCGCCGTTTGTCCAATCGAGTTTGAGAAATGACCGGATTTATTCCATCGGCGAAAGCCGTGGCGGCGAGTTGTGGGTGGGCACCGAACTCGGGTTGAGTCGCCATGACCGCACCACGCGCAAATTTGAACATTTCGCTTACATTCCCGGCGAAGCCAACACGCTCAGCGATCCGCTGGTGCTGGACATCGAAGAAGATGCGCAAAACCGGCTGTGGATTGCCACACACAACGGATTGAATATGTATGATCCGCGAACGCAGCGATACCGCCATTATAAAGCCGGCGACAACCACCCGGATGAAGCGTTGCGATACAACTACGTATTTTCGCTGCTGGCCGATGCCAAAAAACCGGGCGGCATTTGGGTGGGAACGATTCGCGGCGGCTTGCACTGGTTCGACTGGCAAACCGGCAATTTTCAGCAGTTTCCATTTTCGCCCGGCGCAAAAAACGGGACGCTATCTGCGAGTATTTACACGATTTACGCAGATAAATCAGGCGATGTCTGGGTGGGCAGTTCCGGCGGTGTCAGCCGTTATTTGCGAAATGAAGATCGTTTCGATCGCGTGGCGGATTCGCTGTTTGCCCGCAATTTGACTCACAAATTTGTTTATTCCATTTTGCAGGATCGATTCGACCAATTCTGGTTCGGAACCGCCGGTGGAATAAACCATTTTGATCCGGTATCCGGCGAGTTGCGGGCATATCTCAACGATCCAGATGAGCCGGGCAGCCTGAGCAATAATTTTGTGCTCTGCATTCACGAAAGCCCCAAAACCGGCGATATCTGGATCGGCACCAACGGCGGGCTGAACCGCTTGGTTCGCGAGCCGGAAATCCATTTCCGCAGCTATCGCCAAAAAGACGGGTTGCCGGACGACCTGATTTACGGCATTTTGGAGGATGACGCCGGCAATCTCTGGCTCAGCGCCCAAAACGGGCTGGTGAAAGCGGAAGTTTTTGGCGACAGCCTGGCGTTCACACTGTTCACCAAAAGCGACGGATTGCAGGGTGATGAGTTCAACATGAACGCGTTTTTGCGCGGCAAAAATGGCAAAATGTATTTTGGCGGCTCCAACGGATTTAATGCGTTTTTTCCGGAGAATGTCACGGAAAATCAGTTTGTGCCACCGGTGGCGATCACTGATTTCCGGGTGTTGAACGAATCGGTGCCCATCGCCGGAAACGGGCAGCAAACGCATCCGGAAACATTCACTATCCCCAAAACAATCAATATGTTAGATGCGCTGGAATTGTCCTGGCGACAGAATGTATTCTCGTTCGAATTTGCCGCGCTGAACTTTACCAATCCGCAGGAAAACGAATTTGCCTACATGATGGAAGGCTTCGATGAAAATTGGATTTATTCCGGCAATCGCCGGTTTGTCACCTACACAAATCTCGATCCGGGCGAGTATATTTTTCGGGTAAAAGCCAGCAATAACGATGGCGTTTGGAACGAAACCGGCAAAGCCATCCGCATTTCCATTACGCCGCCACCGTGGCGAACCTGGTGGGCGGGCATCATTTACGCGATCATTGTTTTGGGCGGGATTTACGGGATTATCCGTTTTCGCATCCGCGAAGCGCAGCGCAAAATTGGCGAACAATCGCGCATCGAGCGTGCGAAAACAGAGGAGCGCGAACGGGTTCGCAAAAAAAGCGCAGCGGATTTTCACGACGAAGCGGGGCATCTCATCACCAAAATCACCCTGTTTCTGGAATTGGCGCGACGGCAGGCGAGCGAAAACAAGCTGCTCAACGAATATCTGGATAAAATGGAAGAGCACACCAAATCCCTTGCCGGCGGCATGCGCGATTTTATCTGGGGGCTCGATCCGGAGAAAGATTCGCTGCAAGAAACGCTGATCCGGCTGCGCGATTTTGGCAATAAATTATTTCAGCACAGCGATGTGCGCTTTGTTGCCAGTCCGCTGGTTTCGGATTTCGGGCGGGTGGAACTGGACATCGACGATCGCCGGGCGATCATGTTTATTTTCAAAGAAGCGATGCACAATTGTCTGAAGCACGCCGCTGCAACCAACGCATCGCTGGATGCGCATCTCGAAGGAGAACGTTTGCATATCGCATTTTCGGACAATGGGAAAGGGATTTCGCAACACCCGAAAACCGGTGGTTACGGGCTGAAAAATATGCAAAGCCGCGCCGCGAAAATGGGTGCAACCTTGCAAATCAGCAGCGAAGCGGATCGCGGAACGCGCATTGTTTTTGAAAAAATACTGACAAAAATCCCTTAAAATCCCAAAATCCAATTTAACGCATATGGGGGATTGAAAATCGCCCGGAAAGCACTTACATTCACTTATGGCAGAAGAAACGATTTACGTTGCAATAGTGGAAGATGACCGGGAAATCCGTCAATTGTTGACGCTGATTATCGACGGCTCGCCCGGTTACGCCTGCAAACAGTCGTTCAACGATTGCGAAAGTGCGATTCCTGCGATTGAAAAAAATCCGCCGGATGTGCTGTTGATGGATATCGATTTGCCGGGAATCTCCGGCATCGAAGGCGTTCGCCAAATCAAGGAAAAACAATCGGATATCGATTGCATTATGTTGACGATCAAAGAAGATGATGAATCGGTGTTTGAATCCATTTGCGCCGGTGCAACCGGTTATTTGGTGAAAGATACGCCACCGGTTGCGTTGCTGGAAGCCATCCGCGATGTGTATAACGGTGGTGCGCCGATGAGCGCCAGCATCGCCCGCCGGGTGATCGGCTCGTTCAAAAAACCGGCGGAATCGCCCCTCACCACCCGCGAAACGGAGATACTCAACTTGCTGTGTGATGGCGAAAATTACAAAACTATTGCCGATAAATTGTTTATCAGCGGCGATACGGTTCGGGCGCACATCAAAAATATTTATCGTAAATTACAGGTTAATTCCCGCGCGGAAGCGGTGAAAAAAGCGATTAAAAACCGGTTGGTCTGAGGAAACTGAAGGCAGCGTAATTCAATTTATTTGTTGATATAATTTACGTCGCTAAATTGTTGAAAATCTTTGTCCTGTGTCCAGAGTTTCGCGTTATGCATTCTTGCAGTTATCAAAATAATACTATCTGCCATTGGCAGTTTCATATCGTAGCTAAGTTTCGCAGCATCCAGCGAAATTTTAGGAGTTACATCAACCACTTTTCCTTGCCGTAAAATGGCAATTGCCTCAATGGCTTTGTCCTCACCACGTTGGGATAGTACAACTTTAAAAACTTCAAAAATATTAATCGTTGATACGATAAGATTATCTGTATCCTCGATGATCGGTGCAAAAAAAGATGCGTTATTCCCATCAGCAAAATATTCTAACCACCCGGAAGAATCAACAAGATTCATATGCGATCACTTTCACGGTTGACAGTTGTATCAATTCCTTTCAAAAATCCCCGCATCTTTTTTACATCAACCAAAGGAACAATCTCGATCCTGTTTTGGTACGGTATTAATTGAATTTTTTGGCCAACCTGAATATCAAGCACATTGCGAATCGCCTGCGGAATCACAATTTGGTATTTCGATGATACTGTTACGGTAACCATACTTACCTCTGTTTTTACAAAAAACTTATCGATCAGAAAAATGTAAGTCAAGTGAAATGTTTGTTTCAATTAATTCCAAAAAATACCGCATATGGGCAATTGTGCTGCGGGGTTTTAAAGTTGTAGCTTGTCTCATGAACTTTCATAAACCCATTCAGGAGGAATTGACATGAAACGTTGGCTACAGGCTTTATTCTTTTTGGCGTTTTCGGCAGCGGCGATGGCACAGCAAAATGACGTGCCGAATCCCGGATTTGAAAATTGGACGGGCTTTTTACCGGATGGCTGGTATGTGAACAATCCCGGCGGAAATGAGCCGATCAGCCAATCCACCGATGCGCGCAGCGGTTCTTTTGCGATGAGAGGGGAAACACTCGATTTTTTTGGCAATCCCTACCCACCGGGATTTTGGGCCGGCAGCATCACAAGTCAGTTGGTGCCGGTATCATCCAATTACGATAATTTAACCGGTTATTATAAATATTCGCCGGCCGGCGGCGATACGCTGTTTATTACCGTCAATATTTTCGATGTCAGCAACAATCTGCTGGGCAGCGGTTACGCCCGTATTTTCGAAACCAAAACCAGTTACACAGCTTTTGAAGCGCCCATCGAGTATGTTCAATCCGGCGTTGCGGATAAGGCATCGATTGTCGGGGTTATCCTTCCGGAAGCCGGACAATTGCCGGCAATCGGCACCGTATTTTTGCTGGACGATCTGAAATTTGACGGTGCTGTCGGCATCCGGCCGATTGCGGATGGGCAAATTCCGGGGCAAATGGCATTGCGACAAAATTACCCGAATCCGTTCAATCCTTCCACAACCATCGAGTTCAGTTTGCCAGAGGCAACTTCTGCAAAATTAACCATTTACAATATGCTTGGTGAAGTGGTGGCAACGCTGGCTGACCAGCCTATGGCGGCTGGAAGCTATCGTTACGAATGGACAGCGGATAATTTGCCGAGTGGCATTACATTTACCGGCGAAGCGGCAATTTTCGCAAGCAAAACTGATTCTGGCGCGGTAAATCCACTCAATACCGGATCAAAGCAATGAAATCTGAAACAATGAAAATCACGAGGATCATCGGCAGCGTTTATTTTGCGTTGTTGGGTTTTTGGTGCTGCTTTACTGAACTGGCGTTCGGCACCGGGAACGTTTCCTGATGCCTTTTACGGACTAATGCTCACCATTGGAGTTGCTGTTTCATTTGTGCGGATGCGTCCGGGCGGATGGCTCATTTTTCTCGGCGTGGGGATTTTTTGCGTTGCCCAATTCTTCAATCCCCGGGAAATTTCGCTCATTGGCTGGTTGGTCAGCTTCATTATTTTGTGCTCCGCCGGTGATTTTCGGATATTTGTTTGTCGGCATTCGGTCGCATACAATGGTGTTAATCACAAATTCATAATAATCAACAGGATATCGTATGAAAAAATTCAGCCTAATTTTGATGTTCCTATTGCTGCTGCCTGTTGCATCGCCGCTTGTTGCTCAGCAAGATGTGGACGGTTCGGCGGATCATCCGCTGATCAGCCGCTATCCCGGATCGCGGATTGGCTGGTGCGATGTGCAGGAATTTGACCGTTACAAAATAGCCGTTAGCTGGTTACCGGCTATCGCCATATTGAAGATTGGCTGCCGGTTGAGGGTAAAGTCACCCGTATTTATTACGAGCTGTCCGGCACGCACAGCGTTACAGAAGTGTATCTGAATTATCTCAACGCCATCAAAAAAGCGGGAATGGAAATTGTGGCGGAGGGCTTGCACAGCAAAGCGAACATTGCCAAAAACATTGGCGGACGCGGCTGGCTGCTGGTGCATTTTCGGGAAATCCGTTACCGCCCGGACAGAATGTTCAGCTGCTGAACGGATCATCCACTGCGGGTGGTTCCTGTTTTGTGGCGGGAAAACTGACGCGCAACGGTGCAACCACTTACGTTGTCGTCAGCGGAACACAGTTTCGCGATGATATGGTGTTGTTTATGATCGACGTTATCGAAGTGAAGGCGGCGGAAGACGATCTCATTATCATCGATCCCGATGCGATGCTGCGCGAAATTGAGATGAACGGAAAAGTTGCGCTTTACGGCATTTATTTCGATACCGGAAAATGGGATATCCGCCCGGAATCCAACGAAACGTTGGCAGCCGTTGCCACTTTGCTGAAAAATAACCCCAAAATGAAGCTTTACATCGTCGGGCACACTGACGATACCGGCGGATTGCAGATGAACCTGGATTTGTCCAAAAACCGTGCGCAATCGGTTGTCAAAACGATGGTGGAAACATACGGCATTGCGGACAACCGGCTCGCAGCATTCGGCGCGGGACCGCACGCCCCGGCTTCAACCAACCGCACCGCCGACGGTCGCCAGTTGAATCGCCGGGTTGAACTGGTCGAACAACTGCCGCAATAATCGGGAATTGTGGAAACCGATTGATTTTTGTCACAACGGCACAGGTCGATTGAACATAGTTTTACGCGCACTAAGGTGTTGTTTTTGAATCATTAAAAATATGTAATTTTAAAAGGAGTTATTGTATGAAAAAGTCTATTTTTCGAATGTTGTTTTCGCTGATTGTTATTGCACTGATTGCCGGATGTAGTGACGATGATTCCACCAATCCAGATAATTCCGGTAATCTCGGAAATCTGGTTGGTACTGGAATGCCACAGAATTCACCTACACCAGCAACGCCAATCCTTCCGATCAATACGATTTTTTATCAACCGGTGTTAGTGTTGTTTTTAAGGTAGAATCGGATGGCGATTATACAGTAACCATCGGCGTTCCGGGATTTCCTGCCCAATCGTTTAGCGGAAACCTGAATGCGGATAGCAATGGCGATATTGAAATCGACGACGATCCGGATATTCAGGTGACGGTAACCAGCACAACGCTGACCATCGTTGACCCGAACGAAAGCTGGGATTTTGACGAGGATGGCACAGATGAACCGGCAACCTTGCGTCAGGTTTATACGAAACAATAATTTCGCAAGCTATTCATTCACCGGTGCAGAAAGCAACATACTTTCTGCACCGGTGATAATTTGAAAAACCTATCTTGTTATTTTATTACGACTTACCTACTCCTGAAGATTCTAAAAAATATGACGGTCAATCAGGCTGATTGATTCGACAACATTTTCTGCCAATCGATATTTTGATTCATTTTCATTTTCAAAAACAGGATTAAAAAATGATACGATATTCACTTCTGCTTTTATTGCTTTGTTTTTCATTTCAAATCAATGCGCAAAATGAGCCGGACAGCCATTCGCCAATTGTATTCATTTATGATGCAAGCGGCTCTATGTGGGGGCAATTGCAGGGGAAAACGAAGATGGAAGTGGCTGTTAGCGTGTTGTCGAATTCAATTAACAATCTTCCGGAGAATCAGGAAATCGGGTTTGTGGCATACGGGCACAGAAAAGAGGGCGATTGTCAGGACGTTGAATTTTTGATAGATATCGATAATTCATCAAAATCAAACGTAATTGAGGCATTAAAAAAAATAAAACCGCTGGGCAAAACACCGTTAGCATTTTCTGCATTACAGGTGATCGATCGCCTGCGAACGACCCAAAAGAAGGCCACCATCATTTTACTTACCGATGGCATAGAATCCTGCAATGGCAATATTTGCGATGTTATTAATGCCGCCAAAGCGGAAGGAATTGATTTCAAACTTCACATCATCGGTTTCGGGTTGAAAGCGGGTGAAACAGAGCAGCTGGAATGTGCCGCAGATGCGGGTGGTGGAAAATATTATGACGCAGCAGATGCCGGCTCTCTCAGTGACGTAATGAATGAAGCAACAGCAACAACGGTCGATAAACCTGATGGCAATTTCACGGTTTTTGCAATCAAAAATGGAAAACCCATTGATGCATATGTAAAAGCTTATCGCGCTGGCACGAAAAAGGAGTAGATGTAAAACGAACTTACGCAGATACCGCAGCTTTATATTTGCCTGCCGGCAACATACGATTTGGAAATTTTCCCTTTGGGTGGCAGCGATGTTCATGCAATCACGCTCTCAAATGTGCAAAGTTTTGATGATTCGGTTGCACACAGAACCGTCAGTTTTGACGCTGGGAAAATAAAGGTGATCACCCAAAACAACGGGGAAGGTTGGGATGCGGTTGTTAGTGTAAATGCCATGTCCGGCGGAAAAAGGGTTGCCAATGGGCGAACCTACGGAAAACCAATAGAATTGGAATTGAATCCAGGATTGTATTCTGTGGAAATGAAGGTTTTGAATATTGATGGTTTGGCAACTTCGCATGTTATTGAAAATGTTGAGGTTAAAGCAGCAGAAACCCGTGAAATTACCCACAGTTTTAAATCGGGAGTTGCTATGATCGGAGCAACAAGCGCAACCGGATTGGTTGATGCTGTCGTTCGAATTGTGGATGTGAGTGGTAACAAAGCGATCGCGAACGGACGGACGTACTGAAAGAATAACAATCCGAAAAAATTTATTCTCAATCCGGGTAATTATGAAATCACATTAACCACATTGGGCGTTCACAAAGGTAAGAAGAAAGCTTTAACATTACTGTAAATGAAAATGAAACCATCACCAAAATAATAACATTTTGATATCATGAAAAAATTATTCCGTCCATCCAGTTTGTTGCTCTATTTTTGACAATTTTCATCTTTTTTTGCGGGCATGTTGGTTGCCGGATTGACCGGCGCTGCCAAAGGGCAGGGTCTTGCCGGTGGCGCGATCGTTATTGGATATGGTTTTATCACCGCGTGCTGCACATTTATTTTAGCGATTGGTGCAGCGTACACATTTGAAAATAATATCATCAAAAAAATCAACCGGGTGTTTTTAGGGGTTTTGGCGATGGTAGCTGTTTTTATCGCCTATCGTCAACTAACGCGGGTTGAAAAGGCTACAGAAACAATCAAACCGCCAACAGAAACAACCCGCCCCGCTGATGTAAAACCTCAAAAAACAGTGCCGGCGGACAGTCAGTAAATTTCGAGATTTTGTGCGTCCGAATTGAAAAACACCTGAATGTTGGATATTTCTCTAATGAACGGACGCAATCCGCAACTTCCTTTTTTATTGGGAAATAACCTGCCGAAGCGTACATTGTGCGCATGAAATTAACCGAAACACTCTCGATATTTGCAGTTTGCGCACCGGGCATTGAGCCGGTTTTGGAACGCGAACTGCGGCAATTATTTGCCGAATCGCCGGTTTTGGCGAGCATTAAAAAAGAAGAAGGCGGCATCAGCTTCCGGGGCAATTTTGCGGATGTGCAACTGGCGAATCTCTGGCTGCGCACTGCCAGCCGCGTGTTGATTCGCGTTGCCAGCTTTGTGGCCGGCGGCTTCGACCAGTTTCGTCAGAAATTCGGGTTGGTGCCGTGGGAACGCTATGTGCTGCCGGAAATTCCGCTGCAATTTCGCATCAGTTCCTACAAATCGCAGCTCTATCACACCGAGGCGATTGCCGAACGGGCGCAGGAATCCATCGAAAAACGCACCGGCGTGCCGGTATTGCGTTTTCACGGCAGCGACGAAGACGCGGAAACACCCCAACGCATTATCATTCGCTTTTTCAAAGATCGTTGCACAGTCAGTCTGGACAGTTCCGGCGATAATCTGTATCGGCGCGGCTACCGGCTGGCGGTCGCCAAAGCGCCGCTTCGGGAAACCTTTGCGGCGGCGATGCTGTTGGCATCCGGTTGGGACGGGCAATCGCCATTTCTCGATCCGTTTTGCGGCTCCGGTGCCATTCCCATCGAAGCAGGACTGATTGCCGGAAACATCGCACCGGGTATTTTTCGCAAATTCTCGTTTGAAAACTGGGAAACATTTGTGGACGACGATTGGCAGCAAATCCGCAGTGCCGCGGAAACATTGCGCCGGGAAATTGTTGCGCCGATAGCCGGTGCAGATCGCGATGCCGGCGCCGTTCAATATTCGATCGAAAACGCCGAACGTGCCGGATTAGCGGATGCGGTCACATTTTCCTGCCGCGCTGTCACCGACAACAAACGATTTGGCGATTCGAACGGCTGGATCGTCACCAATCCGCCGTATGGCACGCGCATCCGCCACAACCGCGATTTGCGCAACCTGTTTGCCGCATTCGGGAATCTCTGCCGGGAAAATTTCTCCGGCTGGAGTTGCGGATTTTTATGTACAGAAGAAGAACTGGTTCGCCAAACCCGGCTAAAAATGGAACCAAAACTGGCATTCAGCAACGGCGGTATTTCCGTAGAATTTTTTGTGACCAAATGATGCGTGATCGCTAAACGTTTATTCATCAGATGAGAATTGCATTTATCGCCGGAAAATTCTTGAAATTCCGCACAGGCTGTGCTAACTTATTTTTTAAAATGCGACATTTGGGGTTAACTGATTGGGCAATCAGTCCGGGCGAATGTGCGCGATGCATCGTTCGCAACCGAGAACCACGTTATGGAGCATTGAATGAAAGTGTTTATCAGTTCGACCTACGAAGATTTAGCCGAATACCGCATCGCCGTGCGCGATTTTCTAAAATCCCTCGAACACGAGCCGCTGATGCTGCCCTCACCGGTTGATGACGACATTCCCGATTACAAAAAACTGATCGACGAAACCGAAGTATTTATTGGTATTTACGCCCATCGCTACGGCATTTTGCCAAAGGGCGATGAGCAATCGCTGATCGAGCAGGAATACCGTTACGCTGTTCAAAAAGGGAAAGATATTCTTTGTTACATCGTTGATCCGGATGCCGAGTGGCCGGAAAAATGGAAAGAGGACGACTTCATCAAACGCACCCGATTGGAAGCGTTTTTGGAGAATTTGCGGAAAGATCACCCGGTTGCCAATTTCCGCGAGCCGCAGGATATTTTGCGGCATTCCCGCCCGTTTCTCGATCAATTCAGCGATATTTACGATCGGCTGAAGCATCTGCACAACTGGTCGATCAAGTTGCCGGAAACCCAAAAGCTGGCCAAAATTGCCGAACTTGCCAAACAGTTCCAGTCGCAAACGCTGAACGGACATGCCTTTCAATTGGCCAGTTTGCTGATCTCGCGCGATTTTTTGATCAACAAAAACGATCCCGCTTATCCGCTGATTGACGATGTAGAAAAGCTGCTCAAAAACGAATTGAGCGCGGTGGCCTTTGCAGAAAACGCGCCGTCCGGTTATTCGATTGAACAGGTGATCAGCAGCAACGGCATCCCGAAAGTGGCGATATTTGCGGTGCCCGCGCTGATTGTCGGGTTGCTGTTGGGCGCATTTTTCTTCTCCGGACCGAACACTGCATCAGCACCGGAAAAAGCAAAACCGGTGATGACACTGGCAGTAAATGATTCTGTCGAAACTCCAACTACTGCCGCCGAACAGAAAACGGAAACACCGCCGGAAACGGAAAAAGCCGCACCAAAACCCGCCGAAACGGCCCAAAAACAGCCGGAAAAACAGAAAACACCATCGGAAACGGAATCGGTGAAATCGACGCCGGTCACGACGCCGGCAATCGCGGAAACCCAACCGGCGAAAGCTGAACCGGAAAAATCAACTCCCGAAACCGCGTCGCAACGCAGCGAATCTGCCCAAAAAACTACGGAAGAACAGCCGCAGCCCATCGCTCCGGCGACGGAAAATTCCCGCCAATCACAACCGGTTGCGCAATCGACACCGCAACAACCTGCATCGCAACCGGAAAGTCAGCCAGTTGTCGACAACCGTCCCGGTGCGCGGATTATCCAGCCGGAAAATCTGGTGGTTTGCGCCGATGTCAATCGCGATACGCGTATGCCGGAAGGCGTTGCCGATACGCTGAGTGCCGGCACCATCTGGATGTGGGCACGCCTCACGACCGATCGTGCGGACAGCATCCGCGCGGAGTGGTTTCTGGATGGCGAGCGGCTCGGGAGCAAATCCGCGAATATTCCAGTGGCGAGTCCCGGCTATCGCATCTATTTTTCGCGATATATCGAAGAAAACCGCAGCGGCGCCGGAAAACTGGTGCTGTTCAACGGCAACAATGAGCAAATCGGAGAGCGCAATTTCTGGATCGCATCCGCCGGAAATTGATTCTTTTTCCTGCCGAAATCATCAAATCCGTGATTACCCATCGCTTTTTTATCGCTTTGCGATATAGCAAAGGCTTTTTGTATAT of Calditrichia bacterium contains these proteins:
- a CDS encoding response regulator transcription factor → MAEETIYVAIVEDDREIRQLLTLIIDGSPGYACKQSFNDCESAIPAIEKNPPDVLLMDIDLPGISGIEGVRQIKEKQSDIDCIMLTIKEDDESVFESICAGATGYLVKDTPPVALLEAIRDVYNGGAPMSASIARRVIGSFKKPAESPLTTRETEILNLLCDGENYKTIADKLFISGDTVRAHIKNIYRKLQVNSRAEAVKKAIKNRLV
- a CDS encoding type II toxin-antitoxin system VapC family toxin, which produces MNLVDSSGWLEYFADGNNASFFAPIIEDTDNLIVSTINIFEVFKVVLSQRGEDKAIEAIAILRQGKVVDVTPKISLDAAKLSYDMKLPMADSIILITARMHNAKLWTQDKDFQQFSDVNYINK
- a CDS encoding DUF4062 domain-containing protein, translated to MKVFISSTYEDLAEYRIAVRDFLKSLEHEPLMLPSPVDDDIPDYKKLIDETEVFIGIYAHRYGILPKGDEQSLIEQEYRYAVQKGKDILCYIVDPDAEWPEKWKEDDFIKRTRLEAFLENLRKDHPVANFREPQDILRHSRPFLDQFSDIYDRLKHLHNWSIKLPETQKLAKIAELAKQFQSQTLNGHAFQLASLLISRDFLINKNDPAYPLIDDVEKLLKNELSAVAFAENAPSGYSIEQVISSNGIPKVAIFAVPALIVGLLLGAFFFSGPNTASAPEKAKPVMTLAVNDSVETPTTAAEQKTETPPETEKAAPKPAETAQKQPEKQKTPSETESVKSTPVTTPAIAETQPAKAEPEKSTPETASQRSESAQKTTEEQPQPIAPATENSRQSQPVAQSTPQQPASQPESQPVVDNRPGARIIQPENLVVCADVNRDTRMPEGVADTLSAGTIWMWARLTTDRADSIRAEWFLDGERLGSKSANIPVASPGYRIYFSRYIEENRSGAGKLVLFNGNNEQIGERNFWIASAGN
- a CDS encoding VWA domain-containing protein — protein: MWGQLQGKTKMEVAVSVLSNSINNLPENQEIGFVAYGHRKEGDCQDVEFLIDIDNSSKSNVIEALKKIKPLGKTPLAFSALQVIDRLRTTQKKATIILLTDGIESCNGNICDVINAAKAEGIDFKLHIIGFGLKAGETEQLECAADAGGGKYYDAADAGSLSDVMNEATATTVDKPDGNFTVFAIKNGKPIDAYVKAYRAGTKKE
- a CDS encoding AbrB/MazE/SpoVT family DNA-binding domain-containing protein, whose amino-acid sequence is MVTVTVSSKYQIVIPQAIRNVLDIQVGQKIQLIPYQNRIEIVPLVDVKKMRGFLKGIDTTVNRESDRI
- a CDS encoding OmpA family protein, translated to MAGKLTRNGATTYVVVSGTQFRDDMVLFMIDVIEVKAAEDDLIIIDPDAMLREIEMNGKVALYGIYFDTGKWDIRPESNETLAAVATLLKNNPKMKLYIVGHTDDTGGLQMNLDLSKNRAQSVVKTMVETYGIADNRLAAFGAGPHAPASTNRTADGRQLNRRVELVEQLPQ
- a CDS encoding class I SAM-dependent RNA methyltransferase, which encodes MKLTETLSIFAVCAPGIEPVLERELRQLFAESPVLASIKKEEGGISFRGNFADVQLANLWLRTASRVLIRVASFVAGGFDQFRQKFGLVPWERYVLPEIPLQFRISSYKSQLYHTEAIAERAQESIEKRTGVPVLRFHGSDEDAETPQRIIIRFFKDRCTVSLDSSGDNLYRRGYRLAVAKAPLRETFAAAMLLASGWDGQSPFLDPFCGSGAIPIEAGLIAGNIAPGIFRKFSFENWETFVDDDWQQIRSAAETLRREIVAPIAGADRDAGAVQYSIENAERAGLADAVTFSCRAVTDNKRFGDSNGWIVTNPPYGTRIRHNRDLRNLFAAFGNLCRENFSGWSCGFLCTEEELVRQTRLKMEPKLAFSNGGISVEFFVTK
- a CDS encoding T9SS type A sorting domain-containing protein, whose protein sequence is MKRWLQALFFLAFSAAAMAQQNDVPNPGFENWTGFLPDGWYVNNPGGNEPISQSTDARSGSFAMRGETLDFFGNPYPPGFWAGSITSQLVPVSSNYDNLTGYYKYSPAGGDTLFITVNIFDVSNNLLGSGYARIFETKTSYTAFEAPIEYVQSGVADKASIVGVILPEAGQLPAIGTVFLLDDLKFDGAVGIRPIADGQIPGQMALRQNYPNPFNPSTTIEFSLPEATSAKLTIYNMLGEVVATLADQPMAAGSYRYEWTADNLPSGITFTGEAAIFASKTDSGAVNPLNTGSKQ